In Helicobacter colisuis, one genomic interval encodes:
- a CDS encoding adenylyltransferase/cytidyltransferase family protein, whose protein sequence is MKRVITFGTFDLFHYGHLKILERAMGLGDELYVGVSSDALNFSKKGRYPLYTEFERRAIVDSIRFVTQTFLEESLELKREYLLKYEADILVMGNDWEGKFDEFSDIVEVVYLPRTPSISTTEIIERIRV, encoded by the coding sequence ATGAAGCGAGTAATAACTTTTGGGACTTTTGATTTATTTCATTATGGGCATTTGAAAATTTTGGAGAGAGCTATGGGGCTGGGAGATGAGCTTTATGTTGGAGTTTCATCAGATGCTTTGAATTTTTCTAAAAAAGGAAGGTATCCTCTTTATACAGAGTTTGAACGCAGGGCAATTGTGGATTCTATTAGATTTGTAACACAAACTTTTTTAGAGGAATCCTTAGAATTAAAAAGAGAGTATTTGCTTAAATATGAAGCTGATATACTGGTTATGGGAAATGATTGGGAAGGAAAATTTGATGAATTTAGCGATATTGTTGAAGTTGTATATTTGCCAAGAACCCCAAGTATTTCTACGACGGAAATTATTGAGAGGATACGGGTTTGA